From Solanum lycopersicum chromosome 8, SLM_r2.1, the proteins below share one genomic window:
- the LOC101249664 gene encoding histidine decarboxylase — MGSLSFEKDFEPSAVTPRGLAPPGLIVNGDFSEMMRLKVSSTPTTPRKNLNLSVTEPGKNDGPTLDCTLMNYIDTLTQRINYHIGYPVNICYEHYANLAPLLQFHLNNCGDPFLQNTVDFHSKDFEVAVLNWFADLWEIERDQYWGYVTNGGTEGNLHGILVGRELFPTGILYASKDSHYSVAKAAMMYRMDFENINASINGEIDYSDLKVKLLQNKGKPAIINVTIGTTFKGAVDDLDVILQILEECGYTQDQFYIHCDAALNGLIIPFIKNMITFKKPIGSVTISGHKFLGCPMPCGVQITRKSYINNLSRRVEYIASVDATISGSRNGLTPIFLWYSLSAKGQIGFQKDVKRCFDNAKYLKDRLQQAGISVMLNELSIIVVLERPRDHEFVRRWQLSCVRDMAHVIVMPGITRETLDGFINDLLQQRKKWYQDGRISPPCVASDIGAQNCTCSYHKIDFIIP, encoded by the exons ATGGGAAGCTTATCATTTGAGAAG gacTTTGAGCCATCAGCTGTGACTCCAAGAGGATTAGCACCACCTGGATTAATTGTAAATGGTGATTTTAGTGAAATGATGAGACTTAAGGTGTCATCAACACCAACAACACCAAGAAAAAACTTGAATCTTTCGGTGACGGAGCCAGGAAAAAATGATGGACCAACTTTGGATTGTACATTGATGAATTATATTGATACGCTTACGCAACGTATCAACTATCATATAg gTTATCCAGTTAACATATGCTATGAGCACTATGCTAATTTAGCTCCACTTTTacaatttcatttaaataattgtgGTGATCCATTTCTTCAAAATACTGTGGATTTTCATTCAAAAGATTTTGAAGTGGCTGTTTTAAATTGGTTTGCTGATTTATGGGAAATTGAAAGAGATCAATATTGGGGCTACGTAACAAATGGTGGTACTGAAGGAAATTTACATGGCATTTTGGTTGG gaGAGAATTATTTCCAACTGGAATTTTATATGCATCAAAAGACTCTCATTACTCAGTGGCTAAAGCAGCAATGATGTATAGAAtggattttgaaaatattaacgCATCAATAAATGGAGAAATCGATTATTCTGATTTGAAAGTTAAATTACTTCAAAATAAGGGAAAACCAGCGATAATTAATGTTACAATtg gTACTACTTTTAAAGGAGCTGTTGATGATCTTGATGTTATTCTTCAAATACTTGAAGAATGTGGTTATACACAAgatcaattttatattcattGTGATGCAGCACTAAATGGACTTATTAttccttttattaaaaat atGATTACTTTCAAGAAGCCAATTGGAAGTGTGACAATTTCTGGTCATAAGTTTTTGGGATGTCCAATGCCTTGTGGGgtacaaataacaaggaaaagTTACATTAATAACCTTTCGAGAAGAGTCGAATATATTGCTTCTGTGGATGCTACAATTTCTGGAAGTCGAAATGGTTTGACTCCGATCTTCTTATGGTACAGTTTAAGTGCTAAAGGTCAAATTGGTTTTCAGAAAGACGTTAAGAGATGTTTTGACAATGCTAAGTACTTGAAAGACCGTCTTCAGCAAGCAGGAATCAGTGTCATGCTGAATGAGCTTAGCATCATAGTTGTCCTCGAGAGGCCTCGTGACCATGAATTCGTTCGTCGTTGGCAATTATCTTGTGTGAGAGATATGGCACATGTTATTGTTATGCCAGGCATAACTAGAGAAACTCTTGATGGTTTTATCAATGATTTGCTTCAACAAAGGAAAAAATGGTATCAAGATGGAAGAATTAGTCCTCCTTGTGTTGCTAGTGATATTGGTGCTCAAAATTGTACTTGTTCTTACcacaaaattgattttattatccCATAG
- the LOC101250139 gene encoding uncharacterized protein isoform X1 encodes MKRSVEGFNGISFVDEEESKVKKLLNELLELQKDFVSKKRKLQAAKLKKESILAEILFLKQRRRYLLKSQSSDDDNEKNISRFKKIFDAENEVPKVERSNSGYDAVVESARPAFTSKFNSEHHEVGYEELSAGVDVLRMECVPKNYLIDDNNRVGKKELSWHGQVTLKV; translated from the exons ATGAAAAGGTCTGTTGAGGGTTTCAATGGAATTAGTtttgttgatgaagaagaatCCAAGGTGAAAAAGCTGTTAAATGAGTTATTAGAACTGCAAAAG GATTTCGTCTCCAAGAAGAGGAAGTTGCAGGCTGCAAAGCTGAAGAAAGAAAGCATTTTGGCTGAAATCCT ATTCTTAAAGCAAAGGCGTAGGTACTTGTTGAAAAGCCAATCTTCTGATGACGATAATGAAAAAAACATTTCacgttttaaaaaaatcttcgATGCTGAGAATGAAGTCCCTAAAGTAGAAAGATCCAACAGTGGCTATGATGCAGTAGTAGAATCAGCTCGTCCTGCCTTTACCTCAAAGTTCAACTCG GAACATCATGAAGTTGGATACGAAGAACTGTCAGCAGGCGTGGACGTGTTGAGAATGGAGTGTGTGCCAAAGAATTACTTGATCGATGACAATAATAGAGTCGGAAAGAAGGAACTCTCTTGGCATGGTCAAGTCACATTGAAGGTCTAA
- the LOC101250139 gene encoding uncharacterized protein isoform X2, which produces MKRSVEGFNGISFVDEEESKDFVSKKRKLQAAKLKKESILAEILFLKQRRRYLLKSQSSDDDNEKNISRFKKIFDAENEVPKVERSNSGYDAVVESARPAFTSKFNSEHHEVGYEELSAGVDVLRMECVPKNYLIDDNNRVGKKELSWHGQVTLKV; this is translated from the exons ATGAAAAGGTCTGTTGAGGGTTTCAATGGAATTAGTtttgttgatgaagaagaatCCAAG GATTTCGTCTCCAAGAAGAGGAAGTTGCAGGCTGCAAAGCTGAAGAAAGAAAGCATTTTGGCTGAAATCCT ATTCTTAAAGCAAAGGCGTAGGTACTTGTTGAAAAGCCAATCTTCTGATGACGATAATGAAAAAAACATTTCacgttttaaaaaaatcttcgATGCTGAGAATGAAGTCCCTAAAGTAGAAAGATCCAACAGTGGCTATGATGCAGTAGTAGAATCAGCTCGTCCTGCCTTTACCTCAAAGTTCAACTCG GAACATCATGAAGTTGGATACGAAGAACTGTCAGCAGGCGTGGACGTGTTGAGAATGGAGTGTGTGCCAAAGAATTACTTGATCGATGACAATAATAGAGTCGGAAAGAAGGAACTCTCTTGGCATGGTCAAGTCACATTGAAGGTCTAA
- the LOC101250139 gene encoding uncharacterized protein isoform X3: protein MKRSVEGFNGISFVDEEESKVKKLLNELLELQKDFVSKKRKLQAAKLKKESILAEILFLKQRRRYLLKSQSSDDDNEKNISRFKKIFDAENEVPKVERSNSGYDAVVESARPAFTSKFNSVTYYRTS from the exons ATGAAAAGGTCTGTTGAGGGTTTCAATGGAATTAGTtttgttgatgaagaagaatCCAAGGTGAAAAAGCTGTTAAATGAGTTATTAGAACTGCAAAAG GATTTCGTCTCCAAGAAGAGGAAGTTGCAGGCTGCAAAGCTGAAGAAAGAAAGCATTTTGGCTGAAATCCT ATTCTTAAAGCAAAGGCGTAGGTACTTGTTGAAAAGCCAATCTTCTGATGACGATAATGAAAAAAACATTTCacgttttaaaaaaatcttcgATGCTGAGAATGAAGTCCCTAAAGTAGAAAGATCCAACAGTGGCTATGATGCAGTAGTAGAATCAGCTCGTCCTGCCTTTACCTCAAAGTTCAACTCGGTAACATACTACA GAACATCATGA
- the LOC101250139 gene encoding uncharacterized protein isoform X4, with the protein MKRSVEGFNGISFVDEEESKDFVSKKRKLQAAKLKKESILAEILFLKQRRRYLLKSQSSDDDNEKNISRFKKIFDAENEVPKVERSNSGYDAVVESARPAFTSKFNSVTYYRTS; encoded by the exons ATGAAAAGGTCTGTTGAGGGTTTCAATGGAATTAGTtttgttgatgaagaagaatCCAAG GATTTCGTCTCCAAGAAGAGGAAGTTGCAGGCTGCAAAGCTGAAGAAAGAAAGCATTTTGGCTGAAATCCT ATTCTTAAAGCAAAGGCGTAGGTACTTGTTGAAAAGCCAATCTTCTGATGACGATAATGAAAAAAACATTTCacgttttaaaaaaatcttcgATGCTGAGAATGAAGTCCCTAAAGTAGAAAGATCCAACAGTGGCTATGATGCAGTAGTAGAATCAGCTCGTCCTGCCTTTACCTCAAAGTTCAACTCGGTAACATACTACA GAACATCATGA
- the LOC101252574 gene encoding GCN5-related N-acetyltransferase 8 encodes MAEKISFSTQIFSRVRLATESDVSHLHKLMYQMAKYHNYTKVFNATKASITTNLFKSDNPCPPFYSVTAFILEVSSDSFPQNTLKNPIFDPILKIVNLDSPILDSDLELFRTSNNISSILSEVDNKPLSSDNNVLVAGYVLFYPCYSGYFEKPGFFIENMFVRECYRKCGFGKMLFSAVASQAIKLGFTKVDWLTVGWNENAIDFYLGMGAYIMQDVKRFRLCGDGLDAFATNDQDGGDMV; translated from the coding sequence ATGGCTGAAAAAATCAGTTTCAGCACTCAAATATTTAGTAGAGTCCGCCTAGCTACGGAATCGGACGTATCACATCTCCACAAACTCATGTATCAAATGGCAAAATATCACAATTACACTAAAGTTTTTAATGCCACGAAAGCTTCGATTACTACCAATCTTTTTAAATCCGATAACCCTTGTCCTCCTTTCTACTCAGTTACCGCGTTCATTCTTGAAGTCTCATCCGACTCTTTCccccaaaatacccttaaaaatCCCATTTTCGACCCGATTTTGAAAATCGTTAATCTTGATTCACCTATACTAGACTCAGACTTAGAACTATTCAGAACAAGCAACAACATATCCAGTATACTATCAGAAGTGGATAATAAACCCTTATCTTCTGATAATAACGTCCTCGTAGCTGGCTATGTTCTATTCTACCCTTGCTATTCGGGTTACTTCGAAAAACCTGGTTTTTTTATCGAGAACATGTTTGTTAGAGAGTGTTATAGAAAGTGTGGATTTGGGAAAATGTTGTTTTCTGCTGTGGCATCTCAAGCAATTAAATTAGGGTTTACTAAAGTTGATTGGCTTACTGTTGGATGGAATGAAAATGCAATTGATTTTTATCTTGGAATGGGGGCTTATATTATGCAAGATGTTAAACGTTTTAGGCTTTGTGGTGATGGACTTGATGCATTTGCTACAAATGATCAAGATGGTGGTGACATGGTCTAA
- the LOC101250715 gene encoding 2-oxoglutarate-dependent dioxygenase 19 has product MTTPIINQPSISVKTLSESPNLKFIPSNYVNTNIYPLESEPHDHSNSIPTVDFSLLNSIDPHQRSQAINNLNKACREWGFFMVVNHGIQESLMNKVIDGTQGFFNLREEEKKEFEGKHVLDPIRYGTSFNTSKEKTFFWRDYLKVFVHPKFHSPSKPDRYSDIMWEYCEKVRQVTKVLLGGISQGLGLEECYLEKTLEVKSGFQIFIANYYPSCPQPELALGMPPHSDHGLLTLIIQNQVGGLQVQHQGKWIHVNALPNSLLVNTGDHLEIFSNGKYKSNIHKVVVNNTSPRISVAVAHGPSLEAIVSPASPLIQSETNYTPMKYKDYMEMQQSNQLHQKSILEQVKIKRK; this is encoded by the exons ATGACAACTCCAATAATTAATCAACCATCCATTAGTGTTAAAACACTTTCTGAATCACCAAATCTCAAATTTATCCCTTCTAATTATGTTAACACTAATATTTATCCCCTTGAATCTGAGCCACATGATCATTCAAACTCAATCCCCACCGTCGATTTTTCGCTACTCAACTCCATTGATCCTCATCAAAGGTCTCAAGCTATCAACAATCTCAATAAAGCTTGTCGAGAATGGGGATTTTTCATG GTGGTAAACCATGGGATACAAGAAAGTTTGATGAATAAAGTGATTGATGGTACTCAAGGATTTTTCAATttaagagaagaagagaagaaagaatttGAAGGGAAACATGTTTTGGACCCTATAAGATATGGAACAAGCTTCAATACCTCTAAAGAGAAAACTTTCTTTTGGAGGGACTATCTTAAGGTCTTTGTGCATCCAAAGTTCCACTCTCCTAGCAAACCCGATCGATACAG TGATATTATGTGGGAGTATTGTGAGAAAGTTAGACAAGTAACAAAAGTATTACTTGGAGGAATATCACAAGGTTTAGGACTTGAAGAATGTTATCTGGAAAAAACTCTAGAGGTGAAGTCaggatttcaaatttttatcgCGAATTATTACCCTAGTTGTCCTCAGCCAGAACTTGCACTTGGTATGCCACCTCATTCAGATCATGGCCTATTAACTCTAATTATTCAAAACCAAGTTGGAGGATTACAAGTTCAACATCAAGGCAAATGGATTCATGTCAATGCCCTTCCCAACTCACTCTTGGTCAATACCGGCGACCATCTCGAG ATATTTAGTAATGGAAAGTACAAAAGCAATATACACAAAGTAGTGGTGAACAACACAAGTCCAAGAATATCAGTAGCTGTTGCTCATGGACCATCACTAGAAGCAATTGTAAGTCCAGCTTCTCCATTGATACAAAGTGAAACCAATTATACCCCAATGAAGTACAAGGATTACATGGAGATGCAACAAAGTAAtcaacttcaccaaaaatccattttGGAACAAGTCAAAATTAAGAGGAAATGA